The following coding sequences lie in one Candidatus Nitrospira allomarina genomic window:
- a CDS encoding lytic transglycosylase F: MAFRKLPMIGSPYMTMMMLTRQKTRFLPYLVVLTSVLILILGSESGASQKLEDEQFGPQFRQALKPWTGDWDGMVNRNQIRVLVPFSKTFFFLDGGRQRGLTYDLMKIFAKQINEELKRKIVQVQLVFIPVNRDELIPDLLNGVGDIAAGGLTITPERKELIDFSDPVLTNVREIIVTGPSSPSLSSLHDLAGKAIHVRKSSSFYEHLVRLNASFRSAGKPEIKLIPEEENLEDEDLLEMVNAGLLPMLVMDSPKAEFWAQIFKNIRLHPDLAIHTGGEIAWAFRKNSPKLKKVVNRFVRNNKKGTLVGNMLFTRYLKNTTYVKHALAKQERKKFQSLMHVFEKTAKPYGFNWVLAMALGYQESMLDQKKRSSAGAIGVMQLLPSTARDPNVNIPNINKLEPNIHAGVKYLHFLHDRYFRDPNISQLNQWLFAIASYNAGPARIAKLRSEAPSMGLNPNKWFKNVEIVAAKHIGRETVQYVSNIYKYFIAYRLILEKEATKSALQH; this comes from the coding sequence ATGGCATTTCGGAAATTGCCCATGATAGGCTCGCCCTATATGACCATGATGATGTTAACGCGACAAAAAACCAGGTTTCTCCCTTATCTTGTGGTGTTGACCTCTGTCCTGATTCTCATCCTTGGCTCTGAATCAGGCGCTTCTCAGAAGTTGGAGGATGAGCAATTCGGCCCGCAGTTCCGTCAGGCACTGAAGCCGTGGACAGGTGATTGGGACGGGATGGTCAACCGTAATCAGATTCGGGTGCTTGTCCCCTTTAGCAAAACCTTTTTCTTTCTGGACGGCGGCAGACAGCGTGGGCTCACATACGATCTTATGAAAATATTTGCAAAGCAGATTAACGAAGAATTGAAGCGGAAGATCGTGCAGGTTCAGTTAGTCTTCATTCCTGTGAACCGTGATGAACTCATTCCGGATTTGCTTAATGGGGTTGGTGATATTGCCGCCGGTGGCCTCACGATTACACCCGAACGGAAGGAACTCATTGATTTTTCCGACCCGGTTCTCACCAACGTTCGCGAGATCATTGTCACGGGGCCTAGTAGCCCCTCTCTCTCCAGTCTTCATGATCTGGCCGGCAAGGCCATCCATGTGCGGAAGTCCAGTAGTTTTTACGAACACCTTGTTCGCTTGAATGCTTCGTTTCGCAGTGCCGGGAAACCGGAGATTAAACTCATCCCTGAAGAGGAGAACCTTGAAGACGAAGATCTTCTCGAAATGGTGAACGCGGGTTTATTGCCGATGCTTGTCATGGATAGCCCAAAGGCGGAATTTTGGGCCCAAATTTTTAAAAATATCCGGCTGCATCCCGACCTTGCCATCCATACAGGCGGGGAGATCGCTTGGGCCTTTCGCAAAAACAGTCCAAAACTGAAAAAGGTGGTCAATCGGTTTGTCAGGAACAATAAGAAGGGGACCTTGGTCGGAAATATGTTATTCACCCGGTATTTGAAAAATACCACGTACGTCAAACATGCCCTGGCAAAACAGGAACGCAAAAAATTTCAAAGTCTCATGCACGTATTTGAAAAGACCGCCAAACCCTATGGTTTTAATTGGGTGCTCGCCATGGCCCTTGGCTACCAGGAGTCCATGTTGGACCAAAAAAAAAGAAGTTCTGCGGGTGCTATCGGGGTAATGCAACTCCTGCCCAGTACCGCCCGGGATCCAAACGTAAATATTCCCAATATTAATAAGCTTGAGCCCAATATTCATGCCGGAGTCAAATACTTGCATTTCCTGCATGACCGGTATTTTAGAGATCCAAACATCAGCCAGTTAAACCAGTGGCTTTTTGCGATAGCTTCCTATAATGCGGGACCTGCCAGGATCGCGAAACTCCGGAGTGAGGCGCCGTCGATGGGCTTGAATCCGAATAAGTGGTTTAAAAATGTGGAGATTGTGGCCGCGAAGCATATTGGTCGCGAGACCGTGCAATACGTGAGTAATATTTACAAATACTTTATTGCGTACCGCCTGATTCTGGAAAAGGAGGCTACAAAATCAGCCTTGCAACACTAA
- a CDS encoding glycine zipper domain-containing protein, producing the protein MRRYVIMGPMFGLGLLLLAPLLQAQTFVFPEKGQSPEQQELDDFTCFKWAKQQTGYDPEHPTLAAAPPPPSGGGGMRGAMGGAALGAIGGAIAGNAGEGAAIGAAAGGGLGMMRQRRAERGYQEEVQEASAKNQQTRATFDRAHNVCMEAKGYKIG; encoded by the coding sequence ATGCGTAGGTATGTGATCATGGGACCGATGTTTGGACTGGGGTTGCTTCTCCTTGCCCCTCTTTTGCAAGCGCAGACGTTTGTGTTCCCCGAAAAAGGACAGAGTCCGGAACAGCAGGAGTTAGACGACTTTACGTGTTTCAAGTGGGCCAAGCAGCAAACCGGTTACGATCCGGAACATCCGACCCTGGCGGCCGCGCCGCCGCCTCCATCCGGTGGTGGTGGGATGCGGGGGGCGATGGGAGGTGCCGCACTCGGAGCCATTGGGGGAGCCATCGCCGGCAATGCCGGTGAAGGTGCGGCGATCGGAGCTGCTGCCGGCGGCGGGCTGGGCATGATGCGACAACGTCGGGCTGAGCGGGGGTATCAGGAAGAGGTGCAAGAAGCCTCGGCCAAAAACCAGCAGACCCGTGCCACCTTTGACCGTGCGCACAACGTATGTATGGAAGCCAAAGGGTACAAGATCGGGTAG
- a CDS encoding mechanosensitive ion channel family protein, whose translation MHARKRVTNFMCQVLALLIGLSTADFMLGGFALGQPTLKEIVAGKEPSTNEELEQGKSEDTKNSKLPIPDDPFGRGTPRGTVEGFLTAGKEGRYERATEYLDFRYLPGKIAKIPQPYLARQFEIVLDRALWIDPTDLSIDTTGKQEDGLPSYRDSVGHIEVGGRTIDILLQRVPREDGVFIWKFSNATVAQIPGLYQKYGYGYLENIFPDAFFDLKMLGLEIWLWVGLVTIAILAYGAAYALTSLIHLVVRSRPSPSRDQLSRLVKGPGRFLLFLLIARVLIEYINPPIWFQAVLQARTVMTIALIWTIFCMVDFMLARLTQRFERQGKSSAVVILSPLGTGLKTLFVIIALLVWLDNLGFEVTTILAGLGIGGVAVALALQKPIENLISAITLYTSQPVAVGDFCRFGDNIGTVEEIGLRATKVRTLDNTIITVPNVDFAQTQLENYSKRKKIWYHPQVRLRHETTPDQIRFILVEIRKLLYAHPKVLPDPARIRFQEFGSFSFNLEIFAYVDVTDYGEFLEVAEDLNLRIMDIVQKAGASFALPSQTLHMEKGKGPDTHLGDAAEAQVKEWREQQALYLPNFPADKIAELQGTLEYPPPGAPVSATAS comes from the coding sequence ATGCACGCAAGAAAACGGGTGACGAATTTTATGTGTCAGGTATTGGCACTGCTGATCGGCCTGTCCACGGCTGACTTCATGTTGGGAGGCTTTGCTCTCGGACAACCCACGTTGAAGGAAATCGTGGCAGGAAAGGAGCCTTCGACAAATGAGGAACTCGAACAAGGCAAGAGCGAAGATACGAAAAACTCGAAACTCCCGATTCCGGATGACCCATTCGGTCGTGGAACTCCCCGTGGCACCGTGGAAGGCTTTTTAACCGCCGGCAAAGAGGGTCGGTACGAACGCGCCACGGAATACCTCGATTTTCGTTACCTGCCAGGAAAGATTGCCAAAATCCCGCAGCCCTATCTCGCCAGACAATTTGAGATCGTACTGGATCGGGCACTTTGGATCGACCCTACCGATTTGAGCATCGATACCACCGGCAAGCAAGAAGACGGCTTACCCTCCTACCGAGACTCAGTGGGACACATCGAGGTGGGAGGCCGAACCATCGATATTCTTCTCCAGCGGGTGCCCCGCGAAGATGGAGTATTTATCTGGAAATTTTCCAACGCGACCGTCGCTCAAATCCCAGGGTTGTATCAAAAATACGGATACGGGTACCTGGAAAATATTTTTCCTGACGCCTTTTTCGATCTTAAGATGTTGGGGTTAGAAATCTGGCTGTGGGTGGGTCTCGTGACCATCGCCATCTTGGCTTATGGGGCAGCGTATGCCCTCACTTCCTTGATTCACCTTGTTGTCCGCTCTCGCCCATCCCCTTCCCGTGATCAATTGTCACGCCTGGTGAAAGGTCCCGGACGCTTTCTTCTGTTTCTCCTGATAGCCAGAGTCCTGATTGAATATATTAATCCTCCCATTTGGTTTCAAGCCGTGCTTCAGGCACGAACGGTGATGACCATTGCCCTCATCTGGACGATATTTTGTATGGTGGATTTTATGCTGGCCCGATTAACCCAGCGATTCGAACGGCAGGGAAAAAGTTCTGCGGTCGTCATTTTATCCCCGTTGGGAACAGGTCTCAAAACCCTTTTTGTCATCATCGCCTTATTAGTCTGGCTCGATAATCTGGGATTTGAAGTGACCACCATCCTCGCAGGACTCGGCATTGGAGGGGTGGCGGTGGCCCTGGCCCTGCAAAAACCTATTGAAAACCTGATTTCGGCCATCACGTTGTACACCTCGCAACCGGTGGCCGTGGGAGACTTTTGCCGGTTTGGCGATAATATCGGCACGGTTGAGGAAATCGGGTTGCGAGCGACGAAAGTTCGAACCCTTGATAACACGATCATCACTGTTCCTAACGTCGACTTCGCACAAACGCAACTGGAAAACTATTCGAAGAGAAAAAAGATTTGGTATCATCCGCAAGTTCGATTACGACATGAAACAACTCCGGACCAGATACGTTTCATTCTCGTTGAAATCCGAAAGCTATTGTACGCCCACCCCAAAGTCCTTCCCGACCCCGCCAGGATTCGTTTCCAGGAGTTTGGCTCATTTTCCTTTAATCTTGAAATCTTTGCATACGTCGATGTCACGGATTATGGAGAATTTCTCGAGGTCGCTGAGGATTTGAACCTCCGCATCATGGACATTGTGCAGAAAGCGGGTGCAAGTTTTGCGCTGCCTTCACAAACTCTTCACATGGAAAAGGGGAAAGGCCCGGACACCCATTTGGGGGATGCGGCCGAAGCTCAAGTCAAAGAGTGGCGGGAACAGCAGGCGCTGTATCTTCCGAATTTCCCTGCGGACAAGATCGCCGAACTTCAAGGGACGTTGGAATATCCTCCCCCGGGTGCACCGGTTTCCGCTACTGCTTCTTAG
- a CDS encoding DUF4136 domain-containing protein: MQAIKIPRIKECVSIFLLLAVTGCISKIYIDYDKHADFTQYQTYAWKEGTPTKHPLMDRRIITAIDEQLIGKGFQKVDTNPDMVVSYHAATTKEVSYTTSSMGYGYGPAGGTTYGRYGGGLGMWGVGLSSGTATPVTVVKGTLVVDIFDAEKRSMLWRGTANDTVHTDPEKVEDQIHKAVTDMFDKFPPPAK; the protein is encoded by the coding sequence ATGCAGGCGATAAAAATACCGAGAATCAAAGAGTGTGTCAGCATTTTTCTTCTATTGGCGGTGACAGGCTGCATATCCAAAATATATATCGATTACGATAAACACGCAGATTTCACGCAGTACCAGACCTATGCGTGGAAAGAAGGAACACCGACTAAACACCCACTGATGGATCGCCGGATCATCACAGCTATCGATGAACAATTGATTGGAAAAGGCTTCCAGAAAGTGGATACCAATCCGGACATGGTGGTCTCCTATCACGCCGCCACGACGAAGGAGGTGAGCTATACCACATCCTCAATGGGGTACGGCTACGGTCCTGCCGGGGGAACGACCTACGGTCGGTACGGTGGAGGACTCGGAATGTGGGGAGTGGGTCTTTCATCCGGAACCGCCACGCCCGTAACGGTCGTTAAAGGCACGCTGGTCGTGGACATTTTCGATGCGGAGAAAAGATCAATGCTTTGGCGAGGCACCGCGAATGATACGGTTCATACCGACCCCGAAAAAGTAGAAGACCAGATTCATAAGGCCGTCACCGACATGTTCGACAAGTTCCCTCCGCCCGCCAAATGA